Proteins encoded together in one uncultured Desulfosarcina sp. window:
- the folP gene encoding dihydropteroate synthase, translating into MRAFPQTATVSCGPHTLELGPKTRIMGIVNITPDSFSDGGHFFSADRAVAQGLQLVDEGADILDIGGESTRPFSDPVSETEELERVLPVIEQLAKRVNVPISIDTTKAKVARRAVAAGATIINDISALRSDPQMAATAAECRVPLVLMHMKGTPKTMQVEPVYEDLIGEIKTFLSQAMEQALAAGVQRSAIILDPGIGFGKTVSHNLKIIRDLDRFYELGAPLLIGPSRKAFIRRLLKGEAQKEPEPLSTEVARGTQATVAAAAMQGAHIVRVHDVARTRATLTLIDAIRSA; encoded by the coding sequence TTGCGCGCTTTTCCACAGACGGCCACCGTCAGCTGCGGCCCGCACACGCTTGAATTGGGCCCCAAGACCCGGATCATGGGCATCGTCAATATCACCCCCGACTCCTTTTCCGACGGGGGGCATTTCTTCTCAGCGGACCGTGCCGTGGCCCAGGGTCTCCAACTGGTGGACGAAGGAGCCGATATCCTTGACATCGGAGGAGAATCCACCCGCCCGTTTTCGGATCCGGTGAGTGAAACCGAGGAGTTGGAACGCGTCCTTCCGGTGATTGAACAGCTGGCCAAACGAGTGAATGTTCCCATTTCCATCGATACCACCAAGGCCAAGGTCGCCCGCCGCGCCGTCGCCGCCGGAGCGACCATCATCAACGACATCAGCGCTCTGCGATCGGACCCGCAAATGGCCGCAACAGCCGCCGAGTGCCGGGTTCCCCTGGTGCTCATGCACATGAAAGGCACCCCGAAAACCATGCAGGTCGAACCGGTTTACGAGGACCTGATCGGCGAGATCAAAACGTTCCTGTCCCAAGCCATGGAGCAGGCCCTGGCCGCCGGTGTGCAGCGTTCCGCCATTATCCTCGACCCGGGCATCGGATTCGGTAAAACCGTCAGCCACAATCTAAAGATTATTCGCGACCTGGACCGTTTTTACGAATTGGGCGCTCCCCTTTTGATCGGTCCCTCACGAAAAGCGTTTATCCGCCGTTTGCTCAAGGGAGAGGCTCAAAAGGAGCCGGAACCGCTGTCCACGGAAGTGGCCCGGGGCACCCAGGCCACGGTAGCGGCGGCAGCCATGCAGGGTGCGCATATCGTCCGGGTTCACGATGTCGCCCGCACCAGGGCCACACTTACCCTAATCGATGCGATTCGATCCGCATAA
- a CDS encoding MBL fold metallo-hydrolase → MTVAASYQIHHLAPRIYQIVLTPPIKGFDNFIAAWLVRGPDAVYLVDVGPAVTVTQLTDALSELGVAHLDYICLTHIHIDHAGAIGHLALQFAGTPVICHPKGVPHIVDPERLWQGTVKTLGDTARAYERMLPVAPASIATESDLAAAPFQLLDTPGHSPHHYAIAAAECLFAGEAGGVCLPLSSGETYLRPATPPRFFLETSLASIDRIMAAAPRTICYGHFGLQNNGMQMLARHRDQILFWEKTLSTALDEGISGSQDGYERWVDLMLRKDPNLKGFEELSLEVQERERGFLLNSVKGFAGYLTYRRENLDA, encoded by the coding sequence GTGACGGTTGCCGCCAGTTATCAAATCCATCACCTTGCCCCCCGGATCTACCAGATCGTTCTGACACCTCCCATCAAGGGTTTCGATAATTTCATCGCCGCCTGGCTGGTCAGGGGGCCGGATGCCGTCTACCTGGTGGATGTGGGGCCTGCCGTGACCGTGACGCAGCTCACCGATGCGCTATCAGAGCTGGGTGTAGCGCATCTGGACTACATCTGTTTAACCCACATTCATATCGACCATGCCGGTGCCATCGGCCATCTGGCCCTTCAGTTTGCCGGGACGCCGGTGATCTGTCATCCCAAAGGCGTGCCCCATATCGTCGATCCCGAGCGATTGTGGCAGGGAACGGTAAAGACGCTGGGGGACACTGCCCGCGCTTATGAACGTATGCTGCCCGTCGCCCCTGCGAGTATCGCAACCGAGAGCGACCTTGCCGCAGCTCCGTTTCAATTGCTGGACACCCCCGGCCACTCGCCGCACCACTATGCCATTGCCGCCGCCGAGTGCCTCTTTGCCGGGGAAGCCGGCGGCGTCTGCCTGCCCCTTTCCTCGGGGGAGACATACCTGCGTCCGGCCACCCCGCCCCGATTTTTTCTGGAAACCTCCCTGGCCAGTATCGACCGAATCATGGCCGCCGCTCCTCGAACCATCTGCTACGGCCATTTCGGCCTGCAAAACAACGGGATGCAAATGCTGGCCAGACACCGTGACCAGATCCTTTTCTGGGAGAAAACCCTGAGTACGGCACTGGACGAAGGAATTTCGGGATCGCAGGACGGCTACGAAAGATGGGTGGATCTGATGCTGCGCAAGGATCCGAACCTGAAGGGCTTCGAAGAGCTGTCCCTCGAGGTTCAGGAGCGGGAGCGCGGCTTTCTGCTGAACAGCGTCAAGGGGTTTGCCGGGTATCTGACCTATCGCAGGGAAAACCTGGACGCCTGA
- a CDS encoding IS4 family transposase — MYQGRTVFSQVLDFLPRKSFRTCVKRYNGNYRIRSFSCYEQFLCMAFAQLTYRESLRDTVLCLRAMHNKLHDVGIQCKVARSTLADANEKRDWRIYCDFAQVLIGQARKLYADEDFGLELEETVYALDASTIDLCRSVFPWARFRSTKSGIKVHTLLDLRGNIPSFVRITDANVHDVNILDELLPEPGSIYVMDRAYLDFDRLHRLHRRWAFFILRTKANTKLRRLYSSPVDKSSGVICDQTVRPVVYKSAIGYPEKLRRIKYFDTETEKRLTFLTNHFELEARTVADLYKSRWQVELFFKWIKQHLRIKKFFGVSETAVKTQIWIAISVYVLVAIMKKRLALDQSLYTILQVLSITLFEKTLISRALTENDYNNKFTSGYIQLNLFDS; from the coding sequence ATGTATCAAGGGAGAACCGTCTTTTCGCAGGTACTGGACTTTTTGCCACGGAAAAGCTTTCGTACCTGTGTTAAACGTTATAACGGCAACTACCGAATTCGTTCTTTCTCATGCTACGAGCAGTTTCTGTGTATGGCATTTGCGCAACTGACCTATCGTGAAAGCCTCCGCGATACAGTTCTTTGTTTACGGGCGATGCACAACAAGCTTCATGACGTTGGAATCCAGTGTAAAGTCGCCAGGAGCACGCTTGCCGATGCCAATGAAAAACGGGATTGGCGTATTTACTGCGACTTCGCCCAAGTTTTGATCGGGCAGGCCCGAAAACTTTATGCGGATGAAGATTTCGGCCTCGAACTCGAAGAAACGGTTTATGCCTTGGATGCATCCACAATCGACCTTTGTCGCTCGGTTTTTCCATGGGCGCGGTTTCGATCCACCAAAAGCGGGATAAAGGTCCATACGTTGCTCGATCTCAGGGGAAATATCCCGTCATTTGTGCGCATAACCGATGCCAATGTTCATGATGTCAATATTCTTGATGAACTGCTTCCGGAACCCGGTTCGATTTATGTAATGGATCGTGCCTATCTTGATTTCGACCGGCTCCATCGATTACATCGCCGGTGGGCTTTCTTCATCCTGAGGACCAAAGCCAACACCAAGTTGAGACGGCTCTACTCCTCACCTGTGGATAAATCCAGTGGTGTGATCTGTGATCAAACCGTTCGCCCGGTGGTGTATAAATCGGCCATTGGCTATCCGGAAAAATTGCGACGAATAAAATATTTCGATACTGAAACCGAAAAACGCCTGACGTTCTTAACCAATCATTTCGAATTAGAGGCCCGGACCGTAGCTGATTTGTATAAATCCCGCTGGCAAGTGGAGCTGTTTTTCAAATGGATCAAGCAGCACCTTCGGATAAAGAAATTTTTCGGGGTTTCGGAAACCGCCGTAAAAACCCAGATCTGGATCGCTATATCCGTTTATGTGCTGGTGGCCATCATGAAAAAACGCCTGGCCCTTGACCAGAGCCTCTACACAATTTTACAGGTTCTGAGTATTACTCTTTTTGAGAAAACCCTTATTTCACGGGCATTGACAGAAAATGATTACAATAACAAATTTACTTCTGGATATATCCAACTGAATTTATTTGATTCTTAA
- a CDS encoding type III pantothenate kinase yields MLFVIDVGNTNTVMGIYRDDTLVKDWRIRTERKTTEDEFNVIVASLMATGGIDSSAIKRTIISCVVPPMVTILDSFCRKYLGHAPRWVDARSYTRMPILMHNPSEVGADRIVNSVAAYRKYRQSLIIIDFGTATTFDVVSGKGEYLGGAISPGIMIASEALFREASKLPRVEIFEPPENVIGKDTISGIKSGIIFGYAGLVDGIVGRMKAQMDPPPLILATGGLAPLMANVATSIDHVESDLTLEGLRIISQEME; encoded by the coding sequence ATGTTATTCGTCATCGATGTAGGCAACACCAACACCGTTATGGGCATTTACCGGGACGACACCCTGGTCAAGGATTGGCGCATCCGCACCGAACGAAAAACGACCGAAGACGAATTCAATGTGATCGTTGCCAGCCTGATGGCTACGGGAGGAATCGACTCCAGCGCAATTAAACGGACCATTATCTCCTGTGTCGTTCCCCCGATGGTGACCATATTGGATTCCTTTTGCCGCAAATATCTGGGGCATGCCCCCCGTTGGGTGGATGCCCGTTCCTATACCCGCATGCCGATCCTGATGCACAACCCGTCCGAAGTGGGGGCCGACCGGATCGTAAACTCCGTTGCGGCCTATCGAAAGTATCGCCAAAGCTTAATCATCATCGATTTCGGAACCGCCACCACCTTCGATGTCGTTTCCGGCAAGGGGGAATATCTGGGCGGGGCCATCAGCCCCGGCATCATGATCGCCTCCGAAGCCCTGTTCCGGGAGGCCTCCAAGCTGCCGCGGGTGGAAATCTTCGAGCCGCCCGAAAATGTCATCGGCAAAGACACGATCAGCGGAATCAAATCGGGAATCATTTTCGGCTACGCCGGCCTTGTGGACGGGATTGTGGGACGCATGAAAGCGCAGATGGACCCGCCGCCTTTGATCCTGGCCACGGGAGGGCTGGCGCCGCTGATGGCCAACGTCGCCACCTCCATCGATCATGTGGAGTCCGATTTAACCCTGGAGGGGCTGAGAATCATCAGCCAGGAGATGGAATAA
- the grpE gene encoding nucleotide exchange factor GrpE, which translates to MAQKKKIVIEDENEKSTQSAVPEDEEPKAPAEKTEPAENTLKELEEKLDEALAKADDYQDRMLRMAAELENVRKRASREMEDVRKYATENLIRQLLTVVDNLERAIASAAPENQNDKGVVDGVALTLAEITKILERHHVKPIEAMGEPFDPAFHQAMSQEERSDHPTNTVVQEYQKGYLIHDRLLRPAMVVVSKNSQNGQPNEKAVDTQA; encoded by the coding sequence ATGGCACAGAAGAAGAAAATTGTGATCGAGGACGAAAACGAGAAGTCAACGCAAAGCGCGGTGCCCGAGGACGAAGAGCCCAAAGCGCCTGCAGAAAAAACCGAGCCCGCTGAAAACACGTTGAAAGAACTCGAGGAGAAGTTGGATGAGGCCCTGGCCAAAGCCGACGACTATCAAGACCGCATGCTCCGGATGGCCGCCGAGTTGGAGAATGTGAGGAAACGCGCCTCGCGCGAGATGGAAGACGTCAGAAAATATGCCACCGAAAACCTGATCCGCCAACTGCTGACCGTGGTGGACAACCTGGAACGGGCCATCGCTTCGGCCGCACCGGAAAACCAGAATGACAAGGGCGTGGTTGACGGGGTCGCGCTGACGCTGGCCGAGATTACCAAAATACTCGAAAGGCACCACGTGAAACCCATCGAGGCCATGGGCGAGCCTTTCGATCCGGCCTTTCACCAGGCCATGAGCCAGGAGGAGCGGTCCGATCATCCGACCAACACGGTCGTTCAGGAATATCAAAAAGGATACCTGATACATGACCGGCTGCTGCGTCCCGCCATGGTGGTGGTGTCGAAAAACAGTCAAAATGGGCAGCCGAACGAAAAAGCGGTCGATACCCAAGCTTAA
- the ftsH gene encoding ATP-dependent zinc metalloprotease FtsH, which yields MNPFYKNLALWLVITLMMVMLYNLFNQQQLTQNDISYSEFLSMVEADRVSEVTIQGQEIRVTDLNRSHFKIYAPQDPALIQRLKDKGVTINAKPPAESPWYMSVLVSWFPMIVLIGVWIFFMRQMQSGGGKAMSFGKSRARLLSDQQEKVTFEDVAGIDEAKEELGEIVDFLRDPKKFTRLGGRIPKGVLLMGPPGTGKTLLARAIAGEAGVPFFSISGSDFVEMFVGVGASRVRDLFVQGKKNAPCIIFIDEIDAVGRHRGAGLGGGHDEREQTLNQLLVEMDGFESNEGVILISATNRPDVLDPALLRPGRFDRQVVVSLPDIKGREKILRVHMKRTPIASDVDPVVLAKGTPGFSGADLENLVNEAALLAAKRNKERLDMMDFEDSKDKVYMGLERKSKVIKEEDRLTTAYHEGGHALVARFIPGTDAVNKITIIPRGRAAGVTWFLPEERDFRYKDQLEAELAIAFGGRVAEEIVFKRISTGASNDIKKATELAQQMIRSWGMSETLGPLSFAKDEEQVFLGREIAQHRDYSEETARKIDNEINNLVMQAYEKARTVLTEHLDVLHKLAEQLLEKETILGAELDELIRQVRPGIDLPEKAADSQEADDNADPQGPETTVESDEEEEKADDRTDPPADDTSQSTEEEDIPKS from the coding sequence TTGAATCCATTTTATAAGAACCTGGCCCTGTGGCTGGTCATCACCCTGATGATGGTCATGCTGTACAATCTGTTCAATCAGCAGCAGCTCACCCAGAACGACATCAGCTATTCCGAATTTCTATCCATGGTAGAGGCCGACCGGGTGTCTGAAGTCACCATTCAGGGCCAGGAGATCCGCGTTACCGATCTCAACCGCAGTCATTTCAAGATTTACGCCCCCCAGGATCCCGCGTTGATCCAGCGGCTGAAGGACAAGGGCGTCACCATCAATGCCAAACCGCCGGCCGAATCCCCCTGGTACATGTCCGTTCTGGTTTCCTGGTTCCCCATGATCGTCCTCATCGGCGTGTGGATTTTTTTCATGCGCCAGATGCAAAGCGGCGGCGGCAAGGCCATGTCCTTTGGCAAGAGCCGGGCCCGTCTGCTCTCCGATCAGCAGGAGAAGGTGACCTTCGAGGATGTGGCCGGCATCGACGAAGCCAAGGAGGAACTGGGGGAAATCGTCGATTTTCTGAGAGACCCCAAAAAATTCACCCGCCTGGGCGGCCGCATTCCCAAGGGGGTGTTGCTCATGGGGCCTCCGGGTACCGGTAAAACGCTGCTGGCCCGGGCCATTGCCGGCGAAGCCGGCGTCCCCTTTTTCAGCATCAGCGGCTCCGACTTCGTGGAAATGTTCGTCGGCGTAGGCGCCTCCCGCGTACGGGACTTGTTCGTGCAGGGCAAGAAAAATGCCCCCTGCATCATTTTCATCGACGAAATCGACGCTGTCGGACGCCACCGCGGCGCCGGCCTGGGCGGCGGCCATGACGAACGCGAACAGACCCTCAACCAGCTTCTCGTGGAGATGGACGGCTTCGAGTCCAACGAAGGCGTCATCCTCATCTCGGCCACCAACCGGCCCGACGTATTGGATCCGGCCCTGCTGCGCCCCGGGCGGTTCGACCGCCAGGTCGTGGTGTCGCTGCCCGACATCAAGGGTCGGGAGAAAATCCTGCGGGTGCACATGAAGCGCACCCCCATCGCTTCGGATGTGGACCCCGTGGTGCTGGCCAAAGGCACGCCCGGTTTTTCCGGTGCGGACCTGGAAAACCTGGTCAACGAGGCGGCCCTGCTGGCGGCCAAGCGCAACAAGGAACGGCTGGACATGATGGATTTCGAGGACTCCAAGGACAAGGTCTATATGGGCCTCGAAAGAAAATCCAAAGTGATCAAGGAAGAGGACCGGCTGACCACGGCCTACCACGAGGGTGGGCATGCACTGGTGGCCCGCTTCATTCCCGGAACCGATGCGGTCAACAAAATCACCATCATTCCCCGCGGCCGGGCCGCCGGTGTGACCTGGTTTCTGCCGGAAGAACGGGATTTCCGGTACAAGGATCAACTGGAAGCCGAATTGGCCATCGCCTTCGGCGGCCGTGTGGCGGAGGAGATCGTTTTCAAGCGCATCAGCACCGGAGCCTCCAATGACATCAAGAAAGCCACGGAACTGGCCCAGCAGATGATCCGCAGCTGGGGCATGAGCGAAACCCTGGGTCCCCTCTCTTTCGCCAAAGATGAAGAGCAGGTGTTTCTGGGCCGGGAGATCGCCCAGCACCGCGACTATTCCGAAGAGACGGCCCGAAAAATCGACAACGAAATCAACAACCTGGTAATGCAGGCCTACGAGAAGGCCAGGACCGTTCTCACCGAGCACCTGGATGTGCTGCATAAACTGGCCGAACAACTGCTGGAAAAAGAGACCATCCTGGGTGCCGAACTGGACGAACTGATCCGCCAGGTGCGGCCGGGCATTGATCTTCCCGAGAAAGCCGCCGACAGTCAAGAGGCTGATGACAACGCCGACCCGCAGGGGCCGGAAACAACCGTCGAATCCGACGAAGAGGAAGAAAAGGCAGACGACCGGACGGATCCACCGGCAGACGACACCTCGCAGTCGACGGAAGAAGAAGACATCCCAAAATCGTGA
- a CDS encoding CdaR family protein, giving the protein MTSSSPTQQRSTGRWIRWLVLPLLLGVVTLVMIVRTEKREMEIAIDVSFTHLADDLLIMNPSSQNVRLLVVSRSPGFDAAASTGISCKLDLSGLRAGTHKLAIEPSDVTLPKEVELKALLTPFLTIHLEPVVLKTVDVVAVLEGNAAPGYAVTAVKLEPDRVVLKGTAGSLADIETVKTHPINLEEAAESFKKEVPLNLPEAIAVDPPLRIAVARVEVTERIVTRVLENIPVTVKGASTEYRIEPQTIMLTVSGPEAVVNALESNTDFSVTVDLSGLAPGRHLLKAAIHLPVGTTLTRVDPEQFSVTINK; this is encoded by the coding sequence ATGACATCTTCTTCGCCAACCCAGCAACGCTCGACCGGCAGATGGATCCGGTGGCTGGTTCTGCCCCTGCTTCTCGGTGTGGTGACCCTGGTCATGATCGTCCGGACGGAAAAAAGGGAGATGGAAATCGCCATCGATGTCTCTTTCACCCATCTTGCCGACGACCTGCTGATCATGAACCCGTCCAGTCAAAACGTACGGTTGCTGGTTGTCTCACGCTCCCCTGGTTTCGATGCGGCTGCTTCCACGGGCATCTCGTGCAAGCTGGATCTTAGCGGCCTGCGGGCAGGCACCCACAAACTGGCCATCGAACCGAGCGATGTGACCCTGCCCAAGGAGGTGGAACTAAAGGCCCTGCTCACGCCTTTTCTGACGATCCATCTGGAGCCCGTGGTCCTGAAAACCGTCGATGTCGTGGCCGTGCTGGAAGGCAACGCTGCACCGGGATACGCGGTCACCGCAGTAAAACTGGAGCCGGACCGTGTGGTTCTGAAGGGAACGGCAGGCTCGCTGGCCGATATCGAAACGGTCAAAACGCACCCCATTAATCTGGAAGAGGCCGCCGAATCGTTTAAAAAAGAAGTTCCCCTCAACCTCCCGGAAGCCATCGCCGTGGACCCGCCCCTGCGGATTGCGGTTGCCCGGGTGGAGGTCACCGAGCGCATCGTTACCCGGGTGCTGGAAAATATCCCTGTCACAGTCAAAGGCGCCTCAACGGAATATCGTATTGAACCGCAAACCATCATGCTGACGGTCAGCGGACCGGAAGCCGTCGTCAATGCACTCGAGTCCAATACGGATTTTTCCGTCACCGTGGATCTGAGCGGGCTTGCTCCGGGGCGCCACCTGCTGAAAGCAGCCATTCACCTGCCCGTGGGCACGACCCTGACCCGTGTCGATCCTGAGCAATTCTCCGTAACCATCAACAAGTAG
- a CDS encoding DUF3568 family protein: MKRTAVAIALLAALVTMAGCAALIVGAGAGAGVYTWVKGELIRSYAKDFDTTEKAAIQSLEYLKITIEEKNQAGSETTLKGRQSDGSPVTVTVRTVRYDMTEVAVRCGYVGYWDRKNAELIHATILNLI; this comes from the coding sequence ATGAAGCGAACCGCTGTCGCGATTGCCCTGCTGGCGGCGCTGGTAACGATGGCCGGCTGTGCGGCGTTGATCGTGGGGGCCGGCGCCGGGGCCGGTGTCTATACCTGGGTCAAAGGAGAATTGATCCGTTCTTACGCCAAGGATTTCGATACGACCGAAAAAGCGGCCATCCAGAGTTTGGAGTATCTTAAGATCACCATCGAAGAGAAAAACCAGGCCGGCAGCGAGACGACCCTAAAGGGGCGTCAGAGCGACGGCTCGCCGGTTACGGTAACGGTCCGGACCGTCCGCTACGATATGACCGAAGTGGCCGTCCGTTGCGGCTATGTCGGCTATTGGGACCGGAAGAATGCCGAACTGATTCATGCCACCATCCTCAACCTCATCTGA
- the tilS gene encoding tRNA lysidine(34) synthetase TilS: protein MLVSGDRVLVGVSGGPDSMALLHLLVKMPFPGKTELGVAHLNHCLRGEAAEKEADFVKRAAAALGCPCHVGRARVINVKRKLGISLEEAGHRVRYAFFRKVMADGGYNKLALGHHMDDNAEQMLLVLLRGTGPRGLSGIAPVKANRIIRPLIHVRRAQIEDYLRSEGISCMRDASNEDRRFLRNRIRLDLLPLLASAYNPQIGQHLNRLADVVRTEESWIGDLVAREYLKTVIGREKGGVALSISRLRGGHTALMRRLIRMALEELAGNLRRIEFSHIHSVSRLLAGGDGKECHLPGGLRARRDGDRLVLSIVPRDRRRSAAARIEKSVGFIKILEGPFPQNYEIREMGIGLRLSFLSRRRLPSWTAIEPNRACLDFDCLALPLTVRWPAPGDRFHPLGSGGRQKLKKFFIDHRVPRHNRSKTPVMADRRGVVWLMGQRIDERVGVTSRTSQILNIEFFLLDTR from the coding sequence ATGCTGGTCTCCGGTGATCGGGTACTGGTGGGCGTTTCCGGAGGGCCGGATTCAATGGCCCTGCTCCATCTGCTGGTGAAAATGCCCTTCCCCGGAAAGACCGAACTGGGAGTGGCGCATCTCAACCACTGCCTGCGGGGCGAGGCGGCCGAGAAAGAGGCGGATTTCGTGAAACGCGCGGCGGCCGCCCTGGGTTGTCCCTGCCACGTCGGCCGGGCCAGGGTCATCAACGTCAAACGCAAACTGGGTATTTCCCTGGAAGAGGCGGGTCACCGGGTGCGCTATGCCTTTTTTAGAAAAGTCATGGCCGACGGGGGCTACAACAAGCTGGCCCTGGGCCACCATATGGACGACAATGCCGAGCAGATGCTGCTGGTTTTGTTGCGCGGAACCGGACCGCGCGGATTGTCCGGCATCGCTCCGGTAAAGGCAAACCGCATTATCCGCCCCTTGATCCATGTCCGCCGCGCCCAAATCGAGGACTACTTAAGGTCCGAAGGGATTTCCTGCATGCGGGACGCCTCCAACGAAGACCGCCGGTTTCTGCGCAATCGGATCCGGCTCGATCTGCTGCCGCTGCTGGCATCGGCTTACAATCCACAGATCGGGCAACACCTCAATCGATTGGCCGATGTGGTGCGAACGGAGGAGTCCTGGATCGGGGATCTGGTTGCCCGCGAATACCTGAAAACGGTCATTGGCCGCGAAAAAGGCGGAGTGGCGCTGTCCATCAGCCGCCTGCGGGGGGGCCATACCGCCCTGATGCGCCGCCTGATCCGAATGGCCCTGGAAGAGCTTGCCGGTAATCTGCGTCGAATCGAATTTTCCCATATCCATTCCGTAAGCCGGCTGTTGGCCGGCGGCGACGGAAAAGAGTGCCATCTTCCCGGCGGCCTTCGCGCCCGGCGGGACGGCGATCGTCTGGTGCTTTCCATCGTTCCCCGCGATCGACGCAGATCCGCGGCGGCACGGATCGAGAAGTCCGTCGGTTTCATAAAGATCCTCGAAGGACCCTTTCCGCAGAATTACGAAATCCGGGAAATGGGGATCGGGTTGCGCCTCTCCTTTCTTTCCCGCCGCCGGTTGCCGTCATGGACGGCTATCGAACCGAACCGGGCATGTCTGGATTTCGATTGCCTGGCTCTTCCGCTGACCGTCCGGTGGCCGGCGCCCGGAGACCGGTTCCACCCACTGGGTTCCGGCGGCCGACAGAAGTTGAAAAAATTTTTTATCGATCATCGGGTCCCCCGTCACAACCGATCCAAAACGCCGGTAATGGCGGATCGACGGGGCGTCGTCTGGCTGATGGGCCAGCGCATCGACGAACGGGTGGGAGTGACCTCGCGGACGTCGCAAATTCTCAACATCGAATTTTTCTTGCTTGACACCCGATGA
- a CDS encoding zinc-ribbon domain-containing protein, whose translation MEIICESCQSKFKIADEKLPKDKAAFLKCPKCENRIRVSPAAKDDDASHQQDFEEDFFSFDEDEGEGYDASEKPFDFVEEEGKTALLCESDPMIKKAITPVLDVLEYHITEVKNGREALKSMRYLNYNLIVVDEYFDAKNPDANGVLIYLERLNMAVRREIFVTMITRRFRTMDQMTAFQKSVNLIVNVDNISDFDKILRRAMADHGMFYQAYKDCMA comes from the coding sequence ATGGAAATTATTTGCGAAAGCTGCCAGAGCAAATTCAAGATTGCCGACGAAAAGCTTCCCAAAGACAAGGCGGCTTTCCTGAAATGCCCCAAATGCGAAAACCGCATCCGCGTATCGCCGGCCGCAAAGGATGACGATGCATCCCATCAGCAGGATTTCGAAGAGGATTTTTTCTCCTTCGATGAGGACGAAGGCGAAGGCTACGATGCGTCGGAAAAGCCATTCGACTTTGTAGAGGAGGAAGGTAAGACCGCGCTGCTGTGTGAATCCGATCCCATGATCAAAAAGGCCATCACACCGGTGTTGGATGTGTTGGAGTACCACATCACCGAGGTCAAAAACGGCCGTGAAGCCTTAAAGAGTATGCGCTACCTCAATTACAATCTCATCGTCGTTGATGAATACTTCGATGCCAAAAATCCGGATGCCAACGGCGTATTGATTTACCTGGAACGGCTGAACATGGCCGTGCGTCGTGAAATCTTCGTGACCATGATTACCCGCCGCTTTCGGACCATGGACCAGATGACGGCGTTCCAAAAAAGCGTCAACCTGATCGTGAATGTGGACAACATTTCCGATTTCGACAAGATCCTGCGGCGGGCCATGGCCGACCACGGGATGTTTTATCAGGCCTACAAGGATTGCATGGCCTGA